In Solanum lycopersicum chromosome 5, SLM_r2.1, the following are encoded in one genomic region:
- the LOC138348937 gene encoding uncharacterized protein, translating into MYHDLREVYLWNGMKRNIDDFVSKFPNCQQAKVEHQKPGGETYLIRPDSVLYCMEKVKLIRERLKTAQSHQKSYVDVRRSELEFQVYDWIFLQVSSMKGVMRFGKKGKFGSRYAYPYNIFKRISKVAYELEFPADLAAVHPVFYIALLKMCVGDPASIVPLESVEVKNSLSYEDVPVEILDR; encoded by the exons ATGTACCATGATCTGCGAGAAGTCTACttgtggaatggcatgaagaggaaTATAGATGATTTTGTTAGTAAGTTCCCCAATTGCCAAcaagccaaggtagaacatcagaaaccaggag GTGAAACATATTTGATAAggccagattcagtcctttattgtatggagaaagtgaaactGATTAGAGAGAGACTTAAGACAGCCCAAAGTCATCAGAAATCTTATGTAGATGTAAGGAGAAgtgaactagagttccaagtttaTGATTGGATTTTTCTGCAAGTGTCatctatgaaaggggtgatgagatttggaaagaaagggaagttcGGTAGTAGATATGCATACCCTTACAATATCTTCAAAAGGATcagcaaggtggcatatgagttagagtttccagcagacttagcagcagtgcatccagTCTTCTACATCGCGCTCTTGAAGatgtgtgtgggtgatccagcctctatagttccattagagagtgtggagGTGAAaaatagtctttcttatgaggatgtaccagttgagattcttgaccgctAG